A stretch of Strix aluco isolate bStrAlu1 chromosome 16, bStrAlu1.hap1, whole genome shotgun sequence DNA encodes these proteins:
- the LOC141930684 gene encoding acrosin-like: MPLAAMRLLPLLILLALCWPAHGAWDSCGTCGLRPMAAHSGTSRVVGGTDAQPGAWPWIVSIQDPYAAGTGHICGGSLISPQWVLTAAHCFIKARHITMWRVVIGATQLTHLGPEAQVRNIKRLLVHEHYSSISEENDIALLELDQPVQCSYYVQLACVPDASLRVSKLTTCYVSGWGSTTARAAGSTDVLQEAKVHLINVRLCNSSRWYAGAVHPHNLCAGYPQGGIDTCQGDSGGPLVCKDKNADHFWLVGVTSWGKGCARAKQPGVYTSTQHFYDWILVQMGLHPAATATPTPRPVFTSTPFQKPRPTTQTGNSTPCPFPRQKLAEFFKLLQELLQGLWGKEAPAAA; this comes from the exons atgccgctGGCAGCGATGcgtttgctcccgctcctcatcctgctggccctgtgctggcctgcgcacggcgcctgggacagctgtgg gacctgcgggctgcggcccatggctgctcactccggcaccTCGCGCGTCGTGGGGGGCACAGatgcccagccaggggcctggccctggatcgtgagcatccaggatccctacgcagcaggcacggggcacatatgcggagggtccctcatcagcccgcagtgggtcctcacagcagcccactgcttcatcaaggccag gcacatcaccatgtggcgcgtggtgatcggggccacccagttgactcatctgggcccggaggcccaagtgcgcaacaTTAAACGGCTtctggttcacgaacactacagtaGTATCTCGGAGGAGAACGatattgcgctgctggagttggaccagcctgtccagtgcagctactacgtacagctcgcctgcgtgcccgacgcctccctgcgagtgtccaAGCTGACGACCTGCTACGTTagtggctgggggtccacgacggcgagag ccgcaggatcaacggatgtcctgcaggaggccaaggttcACCTCATCAACGTCcgcctctgcaacagcagccggtggtacgcaggggccgtccacccccacaacctgtgtgCTGGCTACCCGCAGGgtggcatcgacacctgccag ggtgacagcggtggtcctcttgtctgcaaagataagaatgctgaccacttctggcttgttggggtgaccagctgggggaaaggctgcgcaagagcaaaacagcctggagtctacacctccactcagcacttttatgaTTGGATCTTGGtgcagatggggctgcacccagcagcaacggctactccaacgccacggccagtcttcacatcAACACCCTTTCAGAAGCCGAGGCCAACAACGCAAACGGGCAACTCTACGCCCTGTCCATTTCCACGCCAGAAGCTGGCGGAAttctttaagctgctgcaggagctcctgcagggcctgtgggggaaagaggctccagcagcagcatga
- the LOC141930683 gene encoding acrosin-like yields the protein MPLAAMRLLPLLILLALCWPAHGAWDSCGTCGLRPMAAHSGTSRVVGGTDAQPGAWPWIVSIQDPYAAGTGHICGGSLISPQWVLTAAHCFIKARHITMWRVVIGATQLTHLGPEAQVRNIKRLLVHEHYSSISEENDIALLELDQPVQCSYYVQLACVPDASLRVSKLTTCYVSGWGSTTARAAGSTDVLQEAKVHLINVRLCNSSRWYAGAVHPHNLCAGYPQGGIDTCQGDSGGPLVCKDKNADHFWLVGVTSWGKGCARAKQPGVYTSTQHFYDWILVQMGLHPAATATPTPRPVFTSTPFQKPRPTTQTGNSTPCPFPRQKLAEFFKLLQELLQGLWGKEAPAAA from the exons atgccgctGGCAGCGATGcgtttgctcccgctcctcatcctgctggccctgtgctggcctgcgcacggcgcctgggacagctgtgg gacctgcgggctgcggcccatggctgctcactccggcaccTCGCGCGTCGTGGGGGGCACAGatgcccagccaggggcctggccctggatcgtgagcatccaggatccctacgcagcaggcacggggcacatatgcggagggtccctcatcagcccgcagtgggtcctcacagcagcccactgcttcatcaaggccag gcacatcaccatgtggcgcgtggtgatcggggccacccagttgactcatctgggcccggaggcccaagtgcgcaacaTTAAACGGCTtctggttcacgaacactacagtaGTATCTCGGAGGAGAACGatattgcgctgctggagttggaccagcctgtccagtgcagctactacgtacagctcgcctgcgtgcccgacgcctccctgcgagtgtccaAGCTGACGACCTGCTACGTTagtggctgggggtccacgacggcgagag ccgcaggatcaacggatgtcctgcaggaggccaaggttcACCTCATCAACGTCcgcctctgcaacagcagccggtggtacgcaggggccgtccacccccacaacctgtgtgCTGGCTacccgcagggcggcatcgacacctgccag ggtgacagcggtggtcctcttgtctgcaaagataagaatgctgaccacttctggcttgttggggtgaccagctgggggaaaggctgcgcaagagcaaaacagcctggagtctacacctccactcagcacttttatgaTTGGATCTTGGtgcagatggggctgcacccagcagcaacggctactccaacgccacggccagtcttcacatcAACACCCTTTCAGAAGCCGAGGCCAACAACGCAAACGGGCAACTCTACGCCCTGTCCATTTCCACGCCAGAAGCTGGCGGAAttctttaagctgctgcaggagctcctgcagggcctgtgggggaaagaggctccagcagcagcatga